The Fulvia fulva chromosome 1, complete sequence region ggacatactagaatctgactaggaggtagtgtactacgtagacgaagaaggcgggggcgatattaccttcctctaggcgattagtaaggccactaggaatcaacacccctatagctaggtatcggtcgcggtatcgatactaggcccccgcctaacgtacaatgtagttacgatccgcattgtagtaaaggaagactaggccgaagttacgaagctatcgaacaaggagctcgcctaacgaattaactaactaggggtggtcgtagtgaactaatagtctaacggcactctatagatctatactagctctactactactaggaggcacctagaggtatagctatagtaggcatctaaggttagggcattagcgaaggtcttaataaagcaatttacgatcctagtctacgacatgcctaaggagttcgacctaactaactaaggtcacctacgtactctctaagaggacaacccggtcactcttaactctctaatctagaaggcgacttggctctataggaaatggctagaaggcaagaaggcctcggcgctaatagtatagctataagacgcgaaagcggcggatctagcgatagaacaaggcctagtctagcaatatagccttaagatagtagaaaagcactccttatcctttcgtgtcctctaatgcttcaaatactaacagtatagacaccaaacctacacgtatataaacaagtaggcctactcgaactatataggagactatatgtctagggactatacatcgactacgagacggtacgcgaactgtccggggtactacctatcgtatagtacggaatgcctatagcggaaactagcgaaaaacaaggcaattataaacagaaccgttgccctaagattctacggcgaccgtaaggctagcctataccggaactaactagcggcggtcgggcataagcgccctagggcggagaacgatataaaggatgcgtaacctagggcgtacgggaggccacgtactctactagctacggcgagggaatctaactaggcccggctcccctttagtatatagccgataggcgtagactaggacgtatagggtagtaggacataggacgatatagaggaaatgattatcgatgccgataactagcctcgacacgcttagtattatctagtataacgttaactatagcaaggatatagtctagaaccatttcctatacgaggcagacccgcgcgtctactacgtccttataatctaggagctatagattaacccgtactataagagactaacgacctataagttactaggctttacgacatgcctacgaggcgacggcagaccccgtacgtgcttctatattagcaaggatatactagaatccgactaggaggtagtatactacgtagacgaagaaggcgggggcgatattacctccctctacgtaggtagtacctagatacacaacctatatatataaccgctagcctcgaggtctagccgcgacctaggggtctatagacacctagacagtacgcttaagagacaagggtactacattatagtaggagactttaatatatactacccttcctaggaaagccttatatagccgtaccctatagccgacgaagtactcgacttgatagcgagcaacgtaattgcccttaataccccgaaggacctaggtacctagaagagagggggactctaaggtacgatcgacctctcctagatcttagatagctactactatacggtaacctactataggatcgaatatgaactcgaggcgtcgttagactatatactagtcaggacctctattacgacatagatataacgtatactagcgagaacccctaagctaaactagggaaaggcctactaggctaatatctaggcgtacctcgataactccgagaggctagtctagatcgcgtagtagcaatatattagtaAAGATGAGATAGACGTagtagtctaagggttaatagacaaaataagaaaagcgaccttactttacgttccgcttacctaactaacgacatagtctaaactatactagacgccgaagtgtactacggtagtaagagaagtaaggagagcccgccgggtatagacgagcagctatagcgaggaggcctagaacgtatatagggaggtatactaatagaagaaagctataatacggagggagaaagtagtcggctagagggctatagtagaagaaatcgccggtaagctagcgaggatatagaagctagcgaaataggcccgataggaccctatatagggcccctccttctctatcctagcgctataattgcctagtagcccggttagcgaccccgaggccaaggcgcgtctactagctagcaagttcttcccgccccttatcgaggctaatctaagcgatataaacagctctactcccctagcccctagtattgcggtctaataggaggtgtccgaggcagaagttgccgctatacttaggaagttaccggcgaagaaagccccggggccggataggatcctaaacgagctactaaagaagtgtagagatcaactagccctagtagttatagcgatctttaacgcctacctatagaccggatactacccgatagcttttaaataatcgacaataatagtcctacgtaagccgtagaaggaagactatacgtaggtaaagtcgtaccgcctaattgcgctccttaacactcttaggaaggcgcttaagaagctagttataacgagactctccgaggcggtagaggaacactccctactcccggacacctagataggtacgcgcctatagcgatcgacgctatccgcgatagaacttatcacctcttaggtaaaggctatctagtataagaatagggacaaggtggcttccttacttagcctagacatatcgggagccttcgactacgtgttatacccgcggctactctatatcctaaggtcgaaaggactccctaagtagcttgttaACTTTGTACGgccctacctctaaaaccgtagtacatcgatcctagtcggctagtatagaagcctattttaagcagtctatactagaatcccgtaaggcttaacgctagtacctattctgttcctcttctttatagcgacgctactcctagccctagaatcctagaacaccgctacgagcggcttcgtagacgacataaacatcctagcgtagtcttcctcgactaaggagaactataggctactagaagagaagcacaagatctacgaggactaggctaggaggcacggggctcggtttgccctagaaaagtacaatctaatacactttacgcgccggccacggttctataatatataagcttctatctagatataggggcatataactaacccggcaaatcagcttaggatcctcggactataggtagacccggcgctacggtagaggaagcacgtataggtaatattacggaaagctaaacagaatatagcattatgctagaggcttactacgtctatatagggggcggacttccggtagttacgacttctatatacggctattatacggccagtccttacctatagtagccaagtgtagtccttaggcgagagggcctacctatcgaagggactcgtcgcgccgctagcgaagatctaaaactaatgcctaaggaaggtcaccggggtatataagtcgatactaacgaggatgcttaagtacgagaccgctataccgtcgatcgacctatatatctagggactacggacctcctacttaggtaagtcggtatagtacctagtatagaaggtcatcgctagtatagttgtaagggcccgcgaattagtactagcgtataagggcattcgacccggaaacgagccgaactaccgggtaagggacgaatagctagtaatacggtaggaaggtaagaaattgtttatagagcaactatagaaagagaggtagaataactagggtatagggtatagtagacgcccttagctagcgggataacctaaggaatagttagctacgaaatccgcggttaagcaccccctaaagcttatctactaccgccttacgagggtatagagtagtatagtaacctaactacaaagcgaacatatcggcctctaggggtacctattatagaagaaggttctaggatacacgaatactagctacccctacggctatcgctcctagaacgtacggtacgtactcctcgtctgtccgaggtggtcgctaggaaggggggagtagatagtaaaggcgaggaaccggacgattagggcacttcttaataacgctaaggacctacggcgtattacgaactagatactagagaagggctggctagaatagtaccgcctagtaggagcagtataggaagagagggcACGACGCGGCGCGAtaagaccggctaggagcgggggctaacggggtagtaatatagactacgtacgtttagagggaaagctaatctagataaggagtagtcgggggcgggaagggttttcacctattcgggtttccctttgtatataacaatagatatatacctatataggccggatagggtcctagaacaggggaatgacaaatctatctattaaAGATCGATTAGTTATACAAAGTCTATATAGCGATATAATAAAGATTACGATCTAGATAAATTACGCCGAAGAAATATAAAACGTCGTATTAGGCTAGATTTACCCTCCCTTATAGATACGATACTATAACGACTTTACTTTATACttgttgagaacatacaggccgcaggacaagcatgtgggtgtgggtgtgtcatgtgactcgatcacgtgactagggtttgccagccCATGGGCTAGCAAACATtcggacacctagcatccacctacaccaacaccggcgatactgtatgtagatacacgctatcccattgggtccttcttcgtctttcgtgtgatccgccgtcttccactgctgcgcaactcgtacctgtttaacaatACTTTTATATATACGAGCTTCTTAAGCTCGTCGTATAGAGGAAGCTCGAAGAACGACCTCTctatatattaggtattATTGTACTACTATTTTCGAGGAGGGCAAGCTACTACGAGATTAGCTATTTAGCGCGCTTTGCCTTTAGACCCTCGAAGGCTCGGTCTTTCAGCTTGCTAAACAACACCGAATACCTGCAGCGGTCTGATGTTGGAGATCGCAACGGGCGCATAACTAAAGGCTCGACGCGCTATAAGCTCGACTGTATCGGTGCGGCCTTACTGCTAACCTACACGCCCGCGCGTGTAAGCAAAGGCCTTTGCTTCAATAATAAGTCGAAGCGCTCGGCGGCGATCAACTTTGTCACCTGCCCCTGGAGGTCTTGTCAGGCAGCATGGGTTGGCAGATGGGAGCTTGCTCTTGCTCTTACAAGGGCTACCAATACGAGCAGGCAACACACATTCGAACATCTTTTCGTCGATCCAACCCACCTACGCTTTTCCCTCGAAAGCCTCCTCCGCCAATGCTGCTAACTCGCCGAGCGTCTCGACCTTCACCTCGAATCCAAATCTCTCCTTCGCATTCTCCGGCTCACCTCCCATGAACCCTTTTCGATCAACCCACACACTCTGCAACTTAACACTCTTGGCCGGGCCATGATCATGAAAGAGACTCTGCGCCACATGCACCAACTCTCCCTTTTCCACTCCAAAATCACCTTCGACATGCTCGAGCAGGTAGTGAAAGTTTCGAATATCCGGCTTATAGCTTCCGATGTCCTGGGCCGTGTAAATGGCATCGAACTTACACCCCTTCAACGGACCTGCCAGAGTCTCGTTGAACGAGTCGATATCCACGTTCGAGAGAGGTATGAGCTTGAAGCGTTTCGCGAGAGACTGAATCGCAGCGACAGTATCAGGGAAGGCAGGATACTCCCCGATCTTACCACCGTATTCCTTCGCTGCCTCATCGACTTGGTGCTGCGTCAGCATTCCGCCCTCGACCACCTTCAGCTCGTTGGCGTAGCGACGGAGACCCTCGGCAATGACTTCAGACTGGCGCATTGTTGGGTTCTCTTTTTGCACTGTAGTGTCGTGTCTCTCAATGGTGAGCATAAGCTGCTTGTGGTCCTTGGGCAGGTGTGGGCCTAGAGATGTGGCGCGAGCTGAGGAGGCGATGCCATTTTCCCAGTCTATCAGTGTGCCGTAGATGTCGAAGGAGAGGGCTTTGATCTTGGTCCAATCAATGGAGGAAGTCATGTTGATTGATTATGTTGTGATGTCGCCGATGCCTGCACTGGGATATGATGCTGCAGAAAGAGGTCTTTCTGAAGATTCTGGTGCCTACTTCTACTAAGCAGATCCGCGCCTTTCTACAACTGAATCCTTCAGAGGACGTTGTGGCAAGGATAGAAGGCGAAAAATGTGACCACCTCTTAGCTTGACAACTGACGATTGTGGGAACCAAAGGGCGCCCGCTGCTCAGGTGGATCCGAATGCGGAGTTTGCTGGGCACACCAGCTGTGCCAGCGTAAGGATGACCATGAGGTCATGCAATTGCTTAAGAAACACCAAAATGCTGCCATTTCGCTGGGTAATTGAGAGCAGTGAGTACTGTGGCTGTTGTCCAGGTGTGGACAGGTATAGCAGAAAGTGAATGACTGCAGAGGATCCAAAGTTGCTGCCAACGAATCGAGAGTTTGACGACAGCCCCAAGGTGACTAGTGAGAAGAGGGACTGACCAAGCACGATTCCTGTCTGAGATACTATATACCGTTCTGTCTGTTGGCTCACTATCAAAGCAAGCAATGAGCTGCTCGCGGCGAACGCCACAATGCCGCCCGTTCCAGTAGCAGCTCAAAGACTACTGCATCATAACACCTTCTAAACGCCCCATTACCTGTTACATTAACCCCTGAAGTCATACTGCATGAGGCTTCATGTACCCGAAACACCCCAAAACCGTGGCCGCTATAGCACAATTCACCACCACTCCACAGTATTTAGACATGGGCTTTTCCACGTCTTGTTTGATGACCACAGACATGGTCAGCTTCGACCTGTAGTCGTCGAAGTGGCGAGTTCTTTTGGCAACTCGCCATCGCGTCCCCCTAAGATGCCGCCTTGGCCTCCGCTCGTTTTCTCTTGATGTTTTCGTGGTTGTAGCGCCGGCATCCTTCGCAGCATTTGAAACCCTTAGGGTCTACATAGACACGCTTGCAATAGGAGCACGGTGCCCACCCGGCGGAAGGCGGCGTCCTCGGGGCTCGTTGCTACCGGCCGGCGACTTGGGGGCCTAAGTTTCGACCGACAAGTCCATTGGTCACGGTGCCCAGCTTGAGCTTTTTGCGACAGTCGGGGCAGTACCACTTGGTACGACGCGGCGGCATGCCAGTCAAGTCCACACAATCCAGGTGAAACCATTCTTTCTCACAGTCATCGTTGTCGCAAGCAATCATCGTACCCCAGCTCACGTCACCACAGATGCAGTAGCGAGGCTCCTGCGGATCGATGTACTCCTCGCCCGTCTCATTGGCAGGGGCAGAGCCAGCTTGGTCTGGCGGCGCAACTGAatccttcttcttcttcttagGAGCAGCTTTGCGTTTGGAAATGCCCACCTTAGCATCTTCATCATCATGACTCGTAATGACCACGTTGTGTGCGGGTCGTCTGCTGCGTCGACCACTCTTGGTCGTGGACGGTCCAGCTTCGACCGAATCAACAGAATCATTGGAGTCTCCAGGCATGCTAGCGTTGCTGACACGACGCGAACTTGAGCGTCTATTGGGTGGCTCCTCTGAGACTGCCTTGCTAGGCTTGATGGTGATAGTGGTCTTGCGACCGACCGGTGGCGTAATTGCACGCTTGCGAGACTTGGGCGACGAAGACGGGCCTGCGGGAGCGAGCGGCACTTGGGTAGTCTTCGGTGGTGCTATCTTGATCTTCTTGAGTGCGGGTCGCTTATTCTCGCCGCCAGCCTCAGTTGGGGGTCCAGCAGAGGGTGAGCCTTCGCGCTTGCGTTTCTTCTTGTCGGCCTCTGGCGAAAGACTGGTATGTTTGCCGCCAGTGGCCGGATCCACCCCTGTCTCGCGTGCGATCTGGGCTTGGAGAGCTTGCTCCTCTAGCAGTCGTTGACGCTTCAACTTCTTGGCCTCGTTGAGTCTCATGCCGCGATTGATAAGCTCGGCGTCAGCGTCTTCGTCGTCTGCATAGATTTGCGGACCTAACATAGCGGTCATCTGAGCCGATTCCTCACCACTAATGACAACTTTGGTCGGATCACCTTCGTTACCCTCATCCACAAACGGATCTCCGCCTCTCTCGGCGTTGACACGGGCAGCTTCCTTGCCCTGGATGCCCCGTCCGAGATTCTTGAGCTCGCGTCGGACCATCGTTTGGGAAGGGACCCAGATAGCATTCTTCTTCATACGCTTTCGAAGCTTGGCCATTTCCCATTCGGTAAGTTTAGCCCACGGAAGCCATCTGCTGCCGGGTCTGGCATCTGGTGGAGGCGCAGTCAACGCCAGCAAAGCATTGGACGTGCTGATACCAGCAACAGCTGAATGGGCGTTGGTCCCTGGCTGGCCTGGTGCGCGTGGACCTCGCGGCTTAGGGTTCTTCCTGTCACGTTCGATCTCCTCTTCAGTCCGTGGAGGTCTTGGAGTGTGAGACCTAGGACGTGGGGTCGTTCCTTTCTTTTCGTTCCTCTCTCGCTCACCACCTGGCGCGAGGAGTAATGACTCCTCAATCGGTGGTGGTGTGGTACGTGGGGAGTCCCAGTCAGAGATGAAGTCGAGCGGAGCGTTCGGATCTGGCGGAGGTAGGACTTCGCCGGGCACCATAACCTTCCGACCCCGTAGTTTGCTTGCTGCCTTACTTGCTGCCTTGTCGGGAACACGCGAAGAATGCTGCTTGTCTGCGTGTGCCTCCTCTGCCCGTGTGCTCATGCGCCGCTCACGCTTCAAGTTTGGTGAAGTCAATCCAGTCTGCTCGGGCGTAGGGTCCCTGGATGGCGGTAGTGGCTGCGCCTCGAGCTTATCAGTGACAATGTCGAGCCTCTTGGCCTCCCTCTGGCACTCCTTGTCCAGTCTCACGGCCTCTTCCGCCGACATTCGGCAGGCATGTTCCGCCTCTCGCAAGGCATGGCTGATGTCCCTTCTGAGCTGCACTGGGTCTGGCCGGTCATGCTTGATGGAGGGCAAGATACTGTAGGCGGTGGTGTCATCGTGGACGGCCTTGATGTTCCGCTCCGCCTTCTCCCTCTGATCCTGGATCAAGGTGAGGGCACGGGTCAAGTGGGCGGGAAAGTGCTCGGTGTAGGTGAGGAAGTCGGATAGTGTGGCTTGTACATCGGGATCGCGCTCAGGCTGTCGACTGAGCGACCTGAAGTCGTCCACGGAGGCGTGTGATAGGGCTGTCGCAGCCATATTCGAAGGATCGCTGGCTCATTGGGCAGCCGTGGGGGAGTCGTAGTGCGCGCTATGTGATATGTCTTGGTGATGTTGGGCCGCGTGGTGGCGCGTGTCGGATGGTGACATTGATGGGGAGTGGCTCAGGCGCTTGATGGAAGTCGTGTGTTGACGACGGCAAACGGGAGGACCTGGCGAGCAAGCGCGCCCGGAGCTGAGGCCCGATTGTGCGCTGCAGCTGCCAGCACTGAGCAGGCATTAGAAGCCTTCCCCATCTGGCGCACAGTCCCATCTGGCGCACAGCTTAACCAAAGCCGACTGTTGTCCAGGTAACGCCAGTCAAGTTTTGATGCGGATTATCGAACCTTAGTGAGAGTGTGGTGTCAGGTGGGATCGTGCAGCACATGGGGAAGACTTCTACCTAGGTCAGATTACTTCTATCCGAGGAGCTCCTCA contains the following coding sequences:
- a CDS encoding Inhibitor of growth protein 3, whose protein sequence is MAATALSHASVDDFRSLSRQPERDPDVQATLSDFLTYTEHFPAHLTRALTLIQDQREKAERNIKAVHDDTTAYSILPSIKHDRPDPVQLRRDISHALREAEHACRMSAEEAVRLDKECQREAKRLDIVTDKLEAQPLPPSRDPTPEQTGLTSPNLKRERRMSTRAEEAHADKQHSSRVPDKAASKAASKLRGRKVMVPGEVLPPPDPNAPLDFISDWDSPRTTPPPIEESLLLAPGGERERNEKKGTTPRPRSHTPRPPRTEEEIERDRKNPKPRGPRAPGQPGTNAHSAVAGISTSNALLALTAPPPDARPGSRWLPWAKLTEWEMAKLRKRMKKNAIWVPSQTMVRRELKNLGRGIQGKEAARVNAERGGDPFVDEGNEGDPTKVVISGEESAQMTAMLGPQIYADDEDADAELINRGMRLNEAKKLKRQRLLEEQALQAQIARETGVDPATGGKHTSLSPEADKKKRKREGSPSAGPPTEAGGENKRPALKKIKIAPPKTTQVPLAPAGPSSSPKSRKRAITPPVGRKTTITIKPSKAVSEEPPNRRSSSRRVSNASMPGDSNDSVDSVEAGPSTTKSGRRSRRPAHNVVITSHDDEDAKVGISKRKAAPKKKKKDSVAPPDQAGSAPANETGEEYIDPQEPRYCICGDVSWGTMIACDNDDCEKEWFHLDCVDLTGMPPRRTKWYCPDCRKKLKLGTVTNGLVGRNLGPQVAGR